AGAAGCAAAAAGTCGGCAATCTTTCGTATTGAAAATTAATTCATGAAAACCTAATCCATGTTTGacttaattttcattttttatttgacATGATTCATTACATCTAGTAGAATTTGGATCGTCATATAAGTTGGACCAACTCTTGAGAAATTATTGGCATCTGACTCTATGAATTCCCCAACAAAACATTCCACACTGATCGCAATCCTTTCAGACATAAACCCAATGGGAAGGTCAAATACCTGAATCCAAAACTCTGTTGACAATAATGAGATGGAAAGGGGGAACTGTCCTTCGTCAATCCGTGAAATGATAAGGAGATGTTGCTCGTAGGTCCACGACCTTACTTTTACCACTCACTCCATTTCGAGAGGATATAAAAAATCAAATCGAAAAAAGGTTCAGTCACATCTCCTCAATAAACAGGCCTTTGGCTAGTCTTGAGAGTTCGACTAAGATATTCTTCATTATAAGAACTCGGAAATTCCTTGTCGTTAATAATCGTCCTATCAAGCTCCAAGAGGGTGGTTTTTTGTGTTCAATAAAGTCTTCCGGTGGCATAACCACTCCGACCGCATTCTCTTCCTCTAGGGTAATGCTGTCGTTGAAAGCAAATTCCAAATCACTggtaaaatagaaataaaactAAAAGATGAGGAAAAACCCTTACAACTCGTCAAAAGCGAGAACGTTCATACTCATCAAAATAGTTTAGTTCACCAACACTTGCAAACGCTATTTAAATTATCAATTGAGCTACAACTCATGTAAATATTGTATATAAATAGTTAgtataaaagaaaaaggaaacattacaaaaataaatcttgtagCTACACATGTTTTCAATCGTAATCCATGTGGTTTAAAGTTTTTCAAAATGGTACTATGTATTACAatccgttagcaaacatagaCATTCATGTCTAACCGTGTTAAAAATGTTGAGGTGGTAGTCAAAGTCATGGTaccattttgaaaatttaatggTAACATAGACAAAATTACCTCTAACACCTTTTGACTTTAACGGCCACCTCAacatttttaacactgttagacAGGAATGCCTATTTTTATTAACGGATTGAAGgacatgaaattttttaaaccACACGCAAAAGATgtaacataaaatttatttttatacatctCCTATAGAAAAATGGAAGTATCAAAACTTGAGTGAGGGTAGTGCAGGGATacaaactaaaatgaaatagtAGTTTGGAATGAGTTTGATGGATGTGATGTGGGATTTTTTTAATCTTCTACTACTGTTTGAGATACACGGGTGTATAGCTAAGATGATAGAATAGAACAAATACAATATCCTAATCATTCATTTAAATAATCatcatatattatattaaatccCTTTTAATATTCAATCTATTCTAGCAAATCCTCATTTAAGAGAAAcgagtattatattttttttatttaaattatctCCAGATTTTTAACTATATAATCacatcttttcaaaaaaaaaaaaaaaactatatcaTCACATTAAAAATCTACTTTACTTagatataaaaagaaatatcCTAAAAGATCTTGCAAGGTTCAAATTACAAAATTTGTTATTAATCCTTGCAAATCTTTCATTTCCTAAATCCTTTAAACCTTTCATCCAATCATAGGATTAATATATAATGAAAATTTCATAAGATTTTAAACATAGATTgacttttttcatatatatacttTAGTAATATGGCAAGTTAATGTATTAACTATACTGAATGAGTATTGATtagatatttttttatatgtttacATATCATATCATCACATGAATtttcaatcaataaaaataaaatttagaatttaatttataatgttTAAGCCCTAAAATATATGACATGTAACTGACACATGGAAGACATGATACACTAGATATATAGTATGATTTTTCTATATTGAATTGTTAAATTTTACAAGAAATTATACTATACTTCTAAACAGTTGTATTCATTGTAGCATGAATAATCATgtgaatttgatcattcaccgttagatctggACTAATTAAATATAAGCCTAATACATACGCAACCCTCTGAATTTGTCCTTTTTTTCCATTTTACCGTCTAAACTTTAGTGACAACCTATTGACCCCCTAAACTTCCAAAAAGCCACCCAATTTCCCATCTTCTCCGACGTGGCTTTTGGATTATTGCAGCTTTGTATTTTTCCAGGTTAGTGCCACGCCGGAGAAGAGAGGTAAATTGAGTGGTTTTTTTGGAAGTTTAGGGGTCAATAGGTTGTCCCTTAAGTTTAGGaagtaaaatgaaaaaaatggacAAATTCAAAGGATTgcatatgtattaagccttaaatatAAGTCTTGTGATGCTTTGAATCCTCATCCTAAAATTTTAATCCACCTAAGTTTTACTTAGGTGAGATATTGATGTAAAAATAATACACCAACATTGCTGTATATACCTATGTTATTAATTCATTTCATAATGTTAGTAGAGACTAAAACCAATAATCAAActcattttttagtttattaataCTGTAAAATATGTGGAAATGAAAATTACTACAATGTATATttgatatgattttttttttctttaaagttTTGCCATATAAAAAGACAGAGAGAGAATGGATAGGTATggttaaacaaaaaaaaaaaacaagtaacaataaaagagaagagaagagaataaaacaaaagaaaaagcagTTGCTATCTTATGTACATGCAAAGGAATAGAAAGTGGTGAGTTCCTGGTCAAATCCATTATTAAATCAACCTTTACAGGAAAAGCTTTTAATCACCCACCTAGGCCTTCCCTTAATATCCAcgcttcttctccttcttcattTCTCTATTTATaaccttcttttcttcttcataCCTTCTCCTTTTCTCTCTAAGGAACTCATCCATGGAAATTAATTCCGATGACAAGCTTGAACTGCCACCCGGATTCCGATTTCATCCTACTGATGAAGAACTCATAACTCACTATCTTTCTCTCAAGGTTCTTGACACTTGTTTCTGTGCTAGAGCTATTGGTGAGGTTGATTTAAACAAGTGTGAGCCTTGGGATTTACCTTGTAAGTTTTAATTTCCTCTGTTTTTTTGTGTTCTTGTTTTGGAtgattgattgattttgattttgtttgaATGAAGGGAAAGCTAAAATGGGTGAAAAAGAATGGTACTTTTTCTGTGTTAGAGATAGAAAATACCCAACTGGTTTAAGAACTAACAGAGCTACTGATGCTGGTTACTGGAAAGCTACTGGTAAAGATAAGGAGATTTATAAAGCTAAAACTCTTGTTGGTATGAAGAAAACTTTAGTCTTTTACAAAGGAAGAGCTCCTAAAGGTTCTAAAACCAATTGGGTTATGCATGAATTTAGATTAGAAGGCAAATACTCTGCCTATAATCTCCCCAAAACGGCCAAGGTAGGTTCGACAACtctgttatgttatgttacgttgcGTTATGTTCTGATTGTTATGTTTTTCCAGAATGAATGGGTGATTTGTAGGGTTTTTCAGAAGAGTTGTGGGGGAAAGAAGACTCATATTTCAGGTTTAGTGAGAGTAAACAGCACATATGGATTGCCTCCATTGATGGATTCACCTACTGCAGACACAAATCACGTGACCTGCTTCTCCGAGGAACAGAAATTAGATGATTCTTTCAATTTGGtagtatcttcttcatcttcttctcttccAATTCAAAACTCTTTCTTTTCGAATCAAGTATACACAGATAGTGTTATGATGCAAGAACAGTCAATTTTGAAGATGTTGATGGAAAATCAAGGATCACACAAGTCTAAATTGGAGATTTCACACGAGAATAGTCCGGATATGTGTAATTCAGGGGTGATTAATCCTGAATTGGTTCATAGATCGTTTGAGGATGGAAGTTCCGGTGGCGGACTTGATTGTCTATGGAGTTACTCtactttttaacattattttcgGAGAAagactatatatttatttatttgggaGAAAAAAAACAGAGTTATAGGGTATGATTGTTGTGATATACTTATATGGGGTGTGTGTATATAGATGATTCCTGGATCCAATAATAGGAACTGGATTTGGATTTGGATTGGATGTACTAATTATGATACtctttttgggttttgtttcctttttgtaaaaagaaaaagaatttgTGGATTAGATAGAAATTAGATTATCTATTTGCATCTCTCttttatttcttcatttttatgTATGGTTGAGTTTTATGAGAGTATGGTATAATTTGTCCAGTTTTAAAAGTTAGGAGGaccaataaattaattatacggTTTTACCTTAAATTGAAGGATAAAAAGGAAAAACGCCATATTGAATTAAGTGAATAGTGAAATTTTTCTCTGGTATTAATTAGCAGTTTGAAATTTATTTGGAGTTAAGAATCAAAAACACCCTTATTGTATTCAATAAAGTATAGTCGGTGACCTGAATCGAAAATCAAGTGATCCAAAACATTTTGAGACCTCAAATTTTTTGTATTTCTCTCTTAATTATAATAGATTTCCAGTTTTCAAATtaaggcccgtttgttttatctactgtttgctgtttgctgttggaaaaagctgcttttccaaaaagcagagattctctgcttttgtaaaaagctgcttttcaggtgtaaaaggcaaacaagaggtcactaaccaaacacttagggcccgtttggttgctacttttcacgctcatgtttgccttttcattttaaaagggagagttttaggtgtttggttagttatttcctgtttgccttttaaatctgaaaagcagcattaggtgtttggttagtgacctcctgtttgcctttcacacttgaaaagcagctttttacaaaagcagagaatctctgctttttggaaaagcagctttttcaaaaagcaaacagcaaaccgtaacagcaaatggcaacaacaaacagcaaaccgtaacagcaaaaagcaaacagcaacagcaaaaagtggataaaacaaacgggcctttaatgctgcttttcaactataaaaggcaaacatgagaagtctaaccaaacacctaaaactttgccttttaaaatgaaaaggcaaacagaaggtgaaaagtaggtaaacaaacgCCCCCTAAGATTTTTATTAGTcttacattatttttttttttttatgaaaacttGTGTTAGATATTTCTTTGAAGTAATATTGTACTGTTgaaaaaattagtttttatcTTTGACGTTAAAAACCAGCTTCATGAACTACATAAACATAAGTTTACATAAATTGGTTACATTGGTGAcataatttcttttattaaattgcAATTCAGCTTCATATTTTTTGCTCACATATTCAGGCTCCAACTTAAAAGTAAATCACTAAGATTAAGGCCTTGTATctctccaaaaaaaattaaggccTCATAATTTGTAATTTTGGCCTAACACTCACTATTTTTTAAATtcttattttccaaaattagGGTGTAATAATTTATAAGACTGACAAACAGGTACTATAAGAAGGCGTTTGGTATTTGATGTAGATGAGAATAAGAAAAATGATAAATGTTGGGATATGGATAAGAATAAAAGATtgaaataagataaaaaaaaaataggataGTTGAGAATTACTATTCCATGTTTGTTTTGtgaaatatggataaaataatacattttactatattaATTCTACTTAAGTTACATAATATTGATTTGAGGGATTTTATGGACTTTTTCATCTCACTAAAATTGTAGGAAATTATCCCATCTCCTTATACCATATCTCCTTAGATATAAGATTTGAGAGATAAGACTCTTACCTCTCCCTAATCTAATCACCGTATCTCTAACAcaaacatgaaataaataaagtttgaattttttttgtgtcTATCGAACCTCATTTATCTCTCATAACAAACGCTCCGTAACTGTATGAGACAATTATTTCCCTAACTCAAATTTACCATCTTTTTAAATATTCTATTGAATAGATTAATTGAAAATTACTGATCGATTTAATATTTGTTTATAATTTTTGACTCTGCTCACTTGAGAAATAGTAACAAAGATAAAACAATA
The DNA window shown above is from Euphorbia lathyris chromosome 1, ddEupLath1.1, whole genome shotgun sequence and carries:
- the LOC136208968 gene encoding NAC domain-containing protein 92 isoform X1 → MEINSDDKLELPPGFRFHPTDEELITHYLSLKVLDTCFCARAIGEVDLNKCEPWDLPWKAKMGEKEWYFFCVRDRKYPTGLRTNRATDAGYWKATGKDKEIYKAKTLVGMKKTLVFYKGRAPKGSKTNWVMHEFRLEGKYSAYNLPKTAKVGSTTLLCYVTLRYVLIVMFFQNEWVICRVFQKSCGGKKTHISGLVRVNSTYGLPPLMDSPTADTNHVTCFSEEQKLDDSFNLVVSSSSSSLPIQNSFFSNQVYTDSVMMQEQSILKMLMENQGSHKSKLEISHENSPDMCNSGVINPELVHRSFEDGSSGGGLDCLWSYSTF
- the LOC136208968 gene encoding NAC domain-containing protein 100 isoform X3 — its product is MEINSDDKLELPPGFRFHPTDEELITHYLSLKVLDTCFCARAIGEVDLNKCEPWDLPWKAKMGEKEWYFFCVRDRKYPTGLRTNRATDAGYWKATGKDKEIYKAKTLVGMKKTLVFYKGRAPKGSKTNWVMHEFRLEGKYSAYNLPKTAKGFSEELWGKEDSYFRFSESKQHIWIASIDGFTYCRHKSRDLLLRGTEIR
- the LOC136208968 gene encoding NAC domain-containing protein 92 isoform X2, producing MEINSDDKLELPPGFRFHPTDEELITHYLSLKVLDTCFCARAIGEVDLNKCEPWDLPWKAKMGEKEWYFFCVRDRKYPTGLRTNRATDAGYWKATGKDKEIYKAKTLVGMKKTLVFYKGRAPKGSKTNWVMHEFRLEGKYSAYNLPKTAKNEWVICRVFQKSCGGKKTHISGLVRVNSTYGLPPLMDSPTADTNHVTCFSEEQKLDDSFNLVVSSSSSSLPIQNSFFSNQVYTDSVMMQEQSILKMLMENQGSHKSKLEISHENSPDMCNSGVINPELVHRSFEDGSSGGGLDCLWSYSTF